In Dehalogenimonas etheniformans, one genomic interval encodes:
- a CDS encoding GNAT family N-acetyltransferase: MIQLVNSCPDAVPVYRKLGFDPTGPEQEVNGIKFMRMSPVFSACCVATPPGK, translated from the coding sequence CTGATCCAGCTTGTAAACTCGTGTCCGGACGCCGTACCGGTTTATCGGAAACTCGGGTTCGATCCGACCGGTCCTGAGCAGGAAGTTAATGGTATCAAGTTCATGCGGATGTCACCCGTTTTCTCTGCTTGCTGTGTCGCCACTCCTCCAGGAAAATAG
- a CDS encoding type 1 glutamine amidotransferase family protein produces MSTVYVYVLDTLADWELGYVTSELNSGRFFKKGAYPVSLKTVSYSKEPIKTMGGMTIMPDCLIDDVVVRGTTALLLPGANTWNDPKHGAIIEKASEFLSSGAMVCAICGATAALAHFGLLDKRPHTSNGPGFLEMVSPGYKGQSFYIDQPSVADNHLITAGSTGALLWAKQIIEHLGVFQSNTLESWYQYFSTGKPEHFFALMQTLPSGNG; encoded by the coding sequence ATGTCTACAGTCTATGTTTACGTTCTTGATACTTTGGCCGATTGGGAACTGGGGTACGTTACTTCGGAGTTGAATTCCGGCCGATTTTTCAAAAAGGGCGCGTACCCCGTATCGCTCAAAACGGTTAGTTATTCCAAAGAGCCGATCAAAACAATGGGCGGGATGACCATCATGCCCGATTGCTTGATTGACGATGTTGTAGTGAGAGGAACCACCGCGTTGCTGTTACCGGGCGCCAATACATGGAACGACCCGAAGCATGGCGCGATTATCGAGAAAGCAAGCGAATTTCTCTCTTCAGGCGCTATGGTGTGTGCCATCTGCGGAGCTACAGCTGCGCTTGCTCACTTTGGGCTATTGGATAAGCGTCCGCATACTAGTAACGGGCCGGGATTTCTTGAAATGGTTTCTCCAGGCTATAAAGGGCAAAGTTTTTATATTGACCAGCCATCTGTAGCGGATAACCACCTTATTACTGCCGGTTCCACCGGGGCTTTGTTGTGGGCGAAACAAATTATTGAGCATTTAGGTGTTTTTCAATCAAACACACTGGAATCTTGGTATCAATATTTCAGTACCGGTAAGCCTGAACATTTCTTTGCCCTGATGCAAACTTTGCCGTCTGGCAATGGCTGA
- a CDS encoding ATP-dependent nuclease, with protein sequence MGIWKTLKIENYRSVGSQIALSYPEGFPLIVAGENNAGKSNIARALELMLGEAWPTTEPEDHDFHNRDKELPISIGVDVEGVINTTAGGRSNEVAGFTWNYPPLDSSGKTFRMLFRNGADNVYVSSETREQCTCILIDADRRLSYQLSYASKYTFLSKLMRKFHQSLTEDPERVRRLKEKFEETKSTFQEVAPFMAFTEELRRQVTEFSGNFEYGLQIDFSAYDPSNFFHALRVQPQQGDETLSFDELGTGQEQVLALSFAYAYASAFHGGGGLTLIIEEPEAHLHPLAQKWVALKIYELARQGVQIVVTTHSPLFLNVLNLNGIALLRKHDGATQVTQLTSHDLSTYCNEHGASRATPENILAFYAAGATDEIMAGLFSRKIVLVEGPSEARALPIYFKKLGLECSKEGIAIIPVHGVGNIARWWRFFTAFGIPTYVIFDNDADDDLEHVKRSDILDTLSVTNLEIRTRLLNARTLICGARLAVFGGNFEQCLRTLFGEQYIDMERQGSLIYGLSPTRAKPLVARYVAENISYEREDLRWNDLVQLKERIVALGTA encoded by the coding sequence ATGGGTATTTGGAAAACACTTAAAATCGAAAACTATCGTTCGGTGGGCTCGCAAATTGCTCTATCCTATCCCGAGGGTTTTCCATTGATAGTAGCTGGAGAAAATAACGCTGGTAAATCCAATATCGCCCGAGCTTTGGAGCTAATGTTAGGAGAGGCTTGGCCAACGACTGAACCCGAAGATCACGACTTTCATAATCGAGATAAAGAATTACCTATCTCGATTGGTGTTGATGTTGAAGGTGTTATTAACACGACCGCGGGCGGGCGTTCAAACGAAGTTGCGGGGTTTACCTGGAATTACCCTCCATTAGATAGTAGTGGAAAAACTTTCCGAATGTTATTCAGAAATGGTGCAGATAATGTATATGTTAGCTCGGAGACCCGAGAACAATGCACCTGTATCCTTATAGATGCGGATCGTCGTCTTTCATACCAATTGAGTTATGCTTCGAAGTACACTTTTCTTTCAAAATTAATGAGAAAATTTCACCAATCCCTCACAGAAGACCCTGAACGTGTTCGAAGGCTTAAAGAGAAGTTTGAGGAAACCAAAAGCACATTTCAGGAAGTTGCGCCTTTTATGGCATTTACCGAAGAATTGAGACGTCAGGTGACGGAATTTTCAGGGAATTTCGAGTATGGTTTACAAATAGATTTTTCGGCGTATGACCCATCCAATTTTTTCCACGCGCTCCGAGTTCAACCTCAACAAGGGGACGAGACATTGTCCTTTGATGAACTTGGAACTGGACAGGAACAAGTTCTTGCATTGAGTTTTGCTTATGCATATGCAAGTGCGTTTCACGGCGGGGGCGGTTTAACACTAATTATTGAAGAACCCGAGGCACACCTACATCCACTTGCGCAGAAGTGGGTCGCGCTAAAGATCTATGAACTTGCAAGGCAAGGGGTTCAGATTGTAGTAACGACCCATAGCCCGCTTTTCTTGAATGTATTGAATCTGAATGGCATTGCCCTTTTGCGCAAACACGACGGTGCCACCCAAGTAACTCAATTAACTTCTCATGACTTATCAACTTACTGTAATGAACACGGAGCTTCGCGAGCAACCCCGGAGAATATCCTCGCTTTTTATGCCGCAGGCGCAACTGATGAGATTATGGCAGGGTTATTCTCGAGGAAAATCGTCCTCGTGGAGGGGCCTTCGGAAGCACGAGCTCTACCTATCTATTTTAAAAAACTTGGTCTCGAATGCTCTAAGGAGGGAATAGCTATCATCCCAGTACATGGCGTTGGTAATATTGCTCGATGGTGGCGATTCTTCACTGCCTTCGGGATTCCTACATACGTCATCTTTGACAACGATGCTGACGATGACTTGGAACATGTGAAAAGAAGTGATATTTTAGATACTCTTTCGGTTACAAACCTGGAAATTCGCACTCGACTACTCAATGCTCGAACGTTAATTTGTGGAGCCCGGTTGGCGGTGTTTGGCGGGAATTTTGAACAATGTCTACGCACCCTCTTTGGTGAGCAATACATCGACATGGAAAGGCAGGGGAGCCTAATTTATGGGCTTTCTCCAACTAGAGCAAAACCGTTAGTAGCTCGGTATGTTGCCGAAAATATTTCATACGAACGCGAAGACCTCAGATGGAATGACCTAGTACAACTCAAAGAGAGAATCGTTGCTTTGGGTACGGCTTGA
- the mfd gene encoding transcription-repair coupling factor, translating into MTDVRGLFPLLLDEPQYKDWLSAVKKAAPTASRLSVIEAARPYLIASLFQATSRPILVVTSQAEKARDLTEQLALWLGDSEVQLFPQQELLPYQRAAVDRANELDSITVLSNLAGLPHKQPFVTVVSADALARTLPSPEIFKDGWLHLTPGSEYPPLELIAALDKLGYRAEHLVEVPGSYSRRGGILDIFPSTENSPVRLEYFGDTVESIRMFDTGTQRSSKRLDSVTIGPATLLLNLDQMPAVNLAGTSEEMRPVLAEELEQLKRGSRPETASFWAPYLNRSTLVDYISDNTIIIVDEPDSVEQAAQFFHDEAECLRAEKTAAEELPRDYPQPYVEWTTLKKKTSRFQNVELASWGTGAGGVVELAIAPSPSYAGRLPAFFKKATELIGQGKRLVVISYQSDRLEELFAEEHVRFSSAENLDKPPARGAITLMYGLLAHGWILSGETYLFTDNELFGFVKERRRPNRRGGGAKRLLLPELEPGDYVVHIDHGVARFAGTVTMEVSGAKREYLQLEYAGEDKLYVPTDQVDRVSRYIGGEGEAPTLNRLGTQEWARSKERAKEAAQEVAAELIELYAARQIVPGYAYSRDTLWQQELEGSFPYVETPDQASALSDVKDDMEKPRPMDRLILGDVGYGKTEVALRAAFKAVMDGKQVAVLVPTTVLAQQHYSTFRARLAAFPLKIEVISRFRTDKEQNAILKALEKGEIDIIIGTHRLLQPDVRFKKLGMLIIDEEQRFGVMHKEFLKRMRQEVDVLTLSATPIPRTLHLSLVGVRDMSVIETPPNERLPIKTFVAGYDDHLVREAILREKERNGQVFFVHNRVQSIYFIAERLKKLIPEASLIIGHGQMPEGELEAAMAQFAAGEVDVLVCTTIIESGLDVPNANTLIVNHADKFGLTQLYQLRGRVGRGANLAYAYFLYEKGKRLTGDAEKRLRTIFEASELGAGYGIAMKDLEIRGAGSLLGTRQSGHISAIGFNLYTQMLSEAVEEQKARRSGKEVELLKSSKIPPPTIDLPLTAFIPESYIPEESIRLGLYQRLAAIKDEKELGDFERELVDRFGPTPVEAQNLSYIIRMRLMGLKAGIKAIGMESGLIAITFLPGIVPDIKKISPLKDGLRASTNKVWVDYLRLGSRWRDLLEETVWRLGK; encoded by the coding sequence TTGACTGACGTTCGCGGGCTCTTCCCCCTCCTGTTGGATGAACCTCAATATAAAGACTGGCTGTCGGCGGTTAAAAAAGCCGCTCCAACCGCCTCCCGGCTGTCAGTCATCGAGGCGGCGCGGCCATACCTGATCGCCAGCCTGTTTCAAGCGACCAGCCGCCCAATCCTGGTGGTCACCTCCCAGGCTGAAAAGGCGCGGGATTTAACTGAGCAACTGGCCCTGTGGCTCGGTGACTCCGAGGTCCAGCTGTTCCCTCAGCAGGAACTCCTGCCCTATCAGCGGGCCGCGGTGGACCGCGCCAACGAATTGGACAGCATCACCGTGCTTTCAAACCTGGCTGGTCTGCCCCACAAACAACCCTTCGTCACCGTGGTCTCAGCAGACGCCCTGGCCAGAACGCTGCCGAGTCCCGAGATATTTAAGGACGGCTGGCTGCACCTCACGCCCGGTTCCGAGTACCCGCCTCTTGAGCTGATCGCGGCTCTCGACAAGCTCGGCTACAGGGCAGAACACCTCGTGGAAGTGCCGGGCTCATACTCCCGCCGCGGCGGCATACTGGACATTTTCCCCTCCACGGAGAACTCCCCGGTCCGGCTGGAATACTTCGGCGACACCGTCGAGAGCATCCGCATGTTCGACACGGGTACGCAGCGTTCGTCGAAGAGGCTCGACTCCGTCACCATCGGCCCGGCGACACTTCTCCTGAACCTGGACCAGATGCCGGCCGTGAATCTCGCGGGCACCTCCGAGGAAATGCGACCGGTTCTGGCCGAGGAACTGGAACAACTGAAACGAGGCAGCCGGCCGGAAACTGCCTCGTTCTGGGCGCCCTATCTCAACCGTTCGACGCTCGTGGACTACATCAGCGATAACACGATCATCATCGTCGATGAGCCGGACTCGGTCGAACAGGCAGCCCAGTTCTTCCACGACGAGGCGGAATGCCTGCGCGCCGAAAAGACCGCCGCCGAAGAACTGCCGCGTGATTACCCTCAACCTTATGTCGAGTGGACAACGCTCAAAAAGAAGACTTCCCGGTTCCAAAACGTCGAACTCGCCTCCTGGGGCACTGGCGCCGGAGGCGTCGTCGAACTGGCAATAGCGCCATCGCCGAGCTATGCGGGACGACTGCCGGCCTTTTTCAAAAAAGCGACCGAACTGATCGGCCAGGGCAAGCGGCTGGTGGTCATCAGCTATCAATCCGATCGTTTGGAGGAACTCTTCGCTGAGGAACACGTCAGGTTCTCCTCTGCCGAGAACCTGGACAAACCCCCGGCCAGGGGAGCCATCACCCTGATGTACGGCCTGCTGGCGCACGGCTGGATCCTCTCCGGCGAGACCTACCTCTTCACCGACAACGAACTCTTCGGCTTCGTCAAGGAGCGCCGTCGCCCGAACCGGCGCGGCGGTGGCGCCAAACGGCTGTTGCTGCCGGAACTCGAACCGGGCGATTATGTCGTCCATATCGACCACGGCGTCGCCCGCTTCGCCGGTACCGTCACCATGGAAGTGTCCGGGGCCAAACGCGAGTACCTCCAACTGGAGTATGCCGGCGAGGACAAGCTGTATGTGCCCACCGACCAGGTCGACCGCGTCTCCCGATACATCGGAGGCGAGGGCGAGGCGCCGACGCTGAACCGCCTCGGCACCCAGGAATGGGCGCGCTCGAAGGAACGTGCTAAGGAAGCCGCCCAGGAGGTGGCCGCCGAGCTTATCGAACTTTACGCCGCCCGGCAGATCGTGCCCGGCTACGCCTACTCCCGGGACACCCTGTGGCAGCAGGAACTCGAGGGGTCGTTCCCCTATGTCGAGACGCCTGACCAGGCCAGCGCTCTGTCCGACGTCAAGGACGACATGGAGAAGCCTCGCCCCATGGATCGCCTCATCCTCGGCGACGTCGGTTACGGCAAGACCGAGGTCGCGCTGCGCGCCGCCTTCAAGGCAGTCATGGACGGCAAGCAGGTCGCCGTGCTGGTGCCCACCACCGTTCTGGCCCAACAGCACTATTCGACGTTCAGGGCGCGGCTGGCGGCCTTCCCGTTGAAGATCGAGGTGATCTCCCGCTTCCGCACCGATAAGGAACAAAACGCCATCCTCAAAGCTCTCGAAAAAGGCGAAATCGACATCATCATCGGCACCCACCGGCTGCTGCAGCCGGACGTTAGGTTCAAGAAGCTGGGCATGCTCATCATAGACGAGGAGCAGCGGTTTGGCGTCATGCACAAGGAGTTCCTGAAACGGATGCGCCAGGAAGTCGACGTGCTAACCCTGTCGGCGACGCCTATCCCCCGTACCCTGCACCTTTCGCTCGTCGGCGTGCGGGACATGAGCGTAATCGAGACGCCGCCCAACGAGCGCCTCCCCATCAAGACGTTCGTCGCCGGGTATGATGACCACCTGGTGCGCGAGGCCATCCTGCGGGAGAAGGAGAGGAACGGCCAGGTCTTCTTCGTCCACAACCGCGTCCAGAGCATCTATTTTATCGCCGAAAGGCTTAAAAAACTCATCCCCGAAGCTTCTCTCATCATCGGCCACGGCCAGATGCCGGAGGGTGAACTCGAGGCGGCAATGGCCCAATTCGCCGCGGGCGAAGTCGACGTCCTGGTGTGTACCACCATCATCGAGAGCGGCCTCGACGTGCCCAACGCCAACACCCTCATCGTCAACCATGCGGACAAGTTCGGCCTGACCCAGCTGTACCAGCTCAGGGGCAGAGTCGGCCGCGGCGCCAACCTGGCCTATGCCTACTTCCTGTACGAGAAGGGCAAGCGCCTCACCGGCGACGCCGAAAAGCGGCTGAGAACAATCTTCGAGGCATCGGAACTGGGGGCGGGCTACGGCATCGCCATGAAAGACCTCGAGATCAGGGGCGCGGGAAGCCTCCTCGGCACCCGGCAGAGCGGCCATATCTCGGCGATCGGCTTTAATTTGTACACCCAGATGCTGAGTGAGGCCGTCGAAGAACAAAAGGCGAGGCGGTCGGGCAAAGAGGTCGAGCTGCTCAAGTCGTCGAAGATTCCGCCGCCGACCATCGACCTGCCGCTGACCGCTTTCATCCCGGAGAGCTACATCCCCGAGGAGTCGATCAGGCTGGGATTGTATCAACGCCTGGCCGCCATCAAGGATGAGAAGGAACTGGGCGATTTCGAGCGCGAGCTTGTCGACCGGTTCGGACCGACGCCCGTCGAAGCGCAGAACCTGTCGTACATCATCAGGATGAGGCTGATGGGGCTTAAAGCCGGGATCAAGGCTATCGGCATGGAGAGCGGGCTTATCGCCATCACCTTCCTGCCGGGCATTGTGCCGGACATCAAGAAGATCTCACCGCTCAAGGACGGCCTCCGGGCGTCGACGAACAAGGTGTGGGTGGATTATCTCCGCCTGGGCAGCCGTTGGCGGGACCTCCTGGAAGAGACAGTGTGGAGATTGGGGAAATAG
- a CDS encoding DUF2769 domain-containing protein — translation MKAEDSVSSAQLNQNEAIKDCLCRMCPSYIECEEPVGFCVSPKPSKCIDAEAGCLCLGCPWWVRNSLRHVYFCTRGAEATQ, via the coding sequence TTGAAAGCCGAGGATTCTGTCAGCTCAGCCCAGTTAAATCAGAATGAAGCGATCAAAGACTGCCTGTGCCGTATGTGCCCTTCGTATATCGAGTGTGAAGAGCCGGTAGGGTTCTGCGTTTCACCCAAGCCCAGCAAATGCATCGATGCCGAAGCAGGTTGCCTGTGTCTTGGCTGCCCGTGGTGGGTACGGAATTCTTTACGTCATGTATACTTCTGCACCCGGGGAGCTGAAGCTACGCAATGA
- a CDS encoding helix-turn-helix transcriptional regulator: MGLAGLSEVAEMANVTKQVVINWRTRFEDFPSPVVELAAGPVWLREDINDWLKNRKENLAKPTNDQIDRLKGSGDILGVIYLLSLATDSAGFKDWLVKQLGIEVNPHVFNGYMFALSTLIRLLHMALDLDFSLDLTEDFTFSRARFYGAPIAEVPNSCEKAILLRNVNQAARKLLNTKSWAQIEQQAKEFDKMVTVPFQRISTVTTLRLPKVTPDYETAVNFIGQWHMHLFLHDTRRGYPHGYLQPMLNERLEKERLDEAFDGYKLTVQYLWFRLLGNEFHRSIAANIHKATNWREFDQYYRPIQHELIDPKEKVTHLFGGFNTLIGANNGAKQKISELLQPQAKEQPLPLGKDLQRRFLWYDIELIDASSTVFNGVMAFISILNGLVVLRTRSNNPEHILVMRVKHPAGGTINGRPKFDYSYGILIEGYGNLGISDYSGWLLFFDCCGDYSGFAGSQHAMAEQEIQLHLKQKSIEMHEVTVEKDKFIKSMQGKLLSTTKDVMHEAVQTKSDLLLEGNRLGAARGVLLELLGMRHYYKNHSGTLRIEWSFERIGQEIDLLIGSADQLTFVECKKPGISNPISQVNKLKDKVKTLLSSEEFIKEWQVTSGVRSALAFAVWDRPALNVFNTLKKTGVDVLILSSEAEKAGIGQKAREHLKLALDADKSKPKLIRDEFFKL, from the coding sequence ATGGGGCTTGCAGGGCTTTCTGAAGTAGCCGAAATGGCGAATGTTACCAAGCAGGTAGTAATAAATTGGCGCACAAGGTTTGAAGACTTTCCGTCTCCAGTAGTCGAACTCGCTGCTGGTCCAGTTTGGCTGCGAGAAGACATAAATGATTGGTTAAAAAACCGGAAGGAGAATTTGGCTAAACCTACTAATGACCAAATAGATCGTCTCAAAGGATCCGGAGATATTTTAGGGGTGATATATCTCTTGAGCCTAGCCACAGATAGCGCAGGCTTTAAAGACTGGCTCGTGAAGCAGTTAGGCATTGAAGTTAATCCTCACGTCTTTAACGGTTATATGTTTGCTTTAAGCACACTGATTAGACTACTTCATATGGCTCTTGATTTAGATTTTAGCCTAGACTTAACCGAGGACTTCACTTTTAGCCGAGCCAGGTTTTACGGCGCCCCTATTGCTGAAGTTCCTAATAGCTGTGAAAAAGCGATTCTCCTCCGGAATGTCAATCAAGCAGCTCGCAAACTCCTCAACACAAAGTCGTGGGCTCAAATAGAGCAGCAAGCCAAAGAGTTCGACAAAATGGTCACTGTACCATTCCAGCGAATTTCAACGGTAACTACATTGCGTTTGCCAAAGGTCACACCTGACTATGAAACAGCAGTAAATTTCATCGGTCAATGGCATATGCACCTGTTTCTACATGATACGCGACGAGGGTATCCTCACGGCTATCTGCAACCAATGCTGAATGAGAGGCTCGAGAAAGAAAGGTTGGATGAGGCATTCGACGGATACAAACTCACCGTTCAATATCTATGGTTTAGGCTCTTGGGTAACGAATTTCATCGATCGATTGCAGCTAATATTCATAAAGCTACAAACTGGCGGGAGTTTGACCAATACTACCGTCCAATTCAACATGAACTAATTGACCCAAAAGAGAAAGTCACACATCTGTTTGGAGGATTTAACACACTAATCGGGGCAAACAATGGAGCCAAACAAAAAATATCTGAACTCCTCCAACCACAGGCAAAAGAACAACCGTTACCGTTGGGAAAGGATCTTCAGCGCAGATTTCTATGGTATGACATTGAGCTCATTGATGCATCATCCACCGTATTCAATGGCGTGATGGCATTTATTTCGATACTCAACGGCTTAGTTGTTTTGCGCACGAGATCTAACAATCCTGAGCATATTTTAGTTATGCGTGTTAAACACCCCGCGGGGGGGACGATTAACGGCAGGCCAAAATTCGACTACAGTTATGGGATATTGATAGAAGGCTATGGCAACCTTGGCATCAGCGACTATTCAGGCTGGCTGCTGTTTTTTGATTGTTGTGGTGATTACTCTGGTTTCGCTGGCAGTCAACACGCAATGGCTGAGCAAGAAATCCAGTTACATCTGAAACAAAAATCTATCGAGATGCACGAAGTCACCGTTGAGAAAGATAAATTCATTAAGTCTATGCAAGGTAAGTTACTCTCAACTACTAAGGATGTCATGCATGAAGCTGTGCAAACAAAGTCGGACCTACTCTTAGAAGGCAACAGATTGGGCGCTGCTCGTGGCGTTTTGCTTGAACTTCTTGGAATGCGACACTATTACAAAAATCATTCTGGAACATTACGAATTGAATGGTCGTTTGAGAGAATTGGTCAGGAGATAGACCTTTTAATTGGGAGCGCTGATCAATTAACCTTCGTGGAATGCAAGAAGCCAGGAATAAGTAATCCGATTAGCCAGGTGAATAAACTAAAGGATAAGGTGAAAACTCTTCTTTCTTCAGAGGAATTTATAAAAGAATGGCAGGTCACTTCTGGTGTTAGAAGCGCGCTAGCATTTGCTGTGTGGGACCGTCCTGCCCTCAATGTCTTCAATACACTTAAGAAAACCGGGGTTGATGTCCTAATCCTATCTTCAGAAGCAGAGAAAGCTGGGATAGGTCAAAAGGCGCGAGAACATCTAAAATTGGCCCTCGATGCAGACAAATCCAAACCGAAGTTGATACGCGACGAGTTTTTTAAACTATGA
- a CDS encoding SDR family NAD(P)-dependent oxidoreductase: protein MFDLTDKIALVTGASRGVGKGITLGLAEANTTVYVTGRTTEPGEGPEGLPGTVLDTAREAGKLGGKVIAVPCDHRDDSQVRRVFDRIFAEQEHLDILVNNVWGGYEGMAENGKFTWSLPFWEQPLSRWDKMFQAGVRAHYVAGVLAARDMVRRKRGLIINISFWSAQKLIGNVPYGVAKAATDKLTVYMAQELRPYNVAVISLYPGLVRTESVMRAAEFLDLSNSESPQFIGRAVAALASDPDIMKHSGKVSVAAAIAREYGFTDIDGRQPEPLTPDTV from the coding sequence ATGTTTGATCTTACAGACAAAATCGCCCTGGTAACCGGAGCCAGCAGAGGTGTAGGAAAGGGGATTACCCTGGGACTCGCCGAGGCTAACACTACAGTCTACGTAACCGGTAGGACTACTGAACCCGGAGAAGGGCCGGAAGGACTTCCCGGCACGGTGCTGGACACCGCGCGAGAGGCCGGGAAATTAGGCGGCAAGGTAATCGCCGTGCCGTGCGACCATCGGGATGACTCTCAGGTCCGACGTGTTTTCGATAGAATATTCGCTGAACAAGAACACCTCGACATTCTTGTGAACAATGTTTGGGGCGGCTACGAAGGAATGGCGGAAAACGGAAAATTCACATGGAGCCTTCCTTTCTGGGAACAACCGCTGTCGCGCTGGGACAAGATGTTTCAGGCTGGTGTTCGGGCCCATTATGTGGCGGGCGTTCTCGCCGCGCGGGACATGGTTCGGCGAAAGAGAGGTCTTATAATTAACATCTCTTTTTGGTCTGCGCAAAAATTGATCGGCAACGTCCCCTATGGTGTCGCTAAAGCTGCCACGGATAAACTAACCGTCTATATGGCGCAGGAACTCCGGCCATATAATGTTGCTGTAATTTCACTTTATCCGGGTCTGGTGAGGACGGAAAGCGTGATGAGAGCAGCAGAGTTCCTTGATCTTTCCAATAGCGAGTCTCCCCAGTTCATTGGCCGTGCCGTCGCCGCATTGGCATCGGACCCGGACATCATGAAACATTCAGGGAAAGTTAGCGTCGCCGCAGCTATCGCAAGGGAATATGGTTTTACTGACATCGACGGCAGGCAACCCGAACCGCTCACTCCTGACACGGTTTAG
- a CDS encoding DUF2130 domain-containing protein has translation MSSNIMLSSEETILCPKCGGTFQIKDGISRHSIDLHEKEYQKILEERSKGMREELAKEASKEAEKLFKAQVSELSSEIEEKDLALKNFEKKIKKLKIEAEERATKEFDEERKELQEELKKQEDSIKNFREQESALRKEKKQLEEDKRNFEIDQERKLEAAKKDIEKRVCDIESERFRLKEADYKKKIEDAAQANTELTRKLEQGSQQLQGEVLELEIESLLRQSFPSDLIKEIAKGVRGADISQQVCSQSGIPCGTIIWEAKRSQNWSDKWLQKVKDDCLASNGDVAVIVSTIMPKDCDGFKIIDGVWVISDKIVRPVAETLRVMLIQLNSLKAQNDGRARKADLIYSYLGTPQFLQNLRSVFEGFEQMKLDLDREKNAMYRTWKKREMQLERVAVGMSSIVGQIQGIAQDSLPELDNIEHLQLPSEQDEI, from the coding sequence ATGTCCTCTAACATCATGTTAAGTTCTGAAGAAACCATTTTATGTCCTAAATGTGGGGGTACATTTCAGATCAAGGATGGGATAAGCCGGCATTCAATTGATTTACATGAGAAAGAGTATCAAAAAATATTAGAAGAACGATCCAAAGGGATGCGAGAAGAACTCGCCAAAGAAGCTTCAAAAGAGGCGGAAAAACTGTTTAAAGCACAAGTTTCTGAGTTGAGTTCCGAGATCGAAGAGAAAGACCTAGCCCTTAAGAATTTTGAAAAAAAGATCAAAAAACTCAAAATCGAGGCAGAGGAAAGAGCCACAAAGGAATTTGACGAAGAACGTAAAGAGTTACAAGAAGAGCTTAAGAAACAAGAGGATTCGATAAAAAACTTCCGGGAACAAGAAAGCGCTCTTCGAAAAGAAAAAAAGCAACTTGAAGAAGATAAACGAAATTTTGAAATCGATCAAGAGCGTAAATTAGAAGCCGCCAAAAAGGATATTGAAAAAAGGGTTTGCGATATCGAGTCTGAGAGGTTTCGCCTAAAAGAGGCTGACTACAAGAAGAAAATTGAGGATGCAGCGCAAGCAAATACGGAACTCACTAGGAAACTGGAGCAGGGTTCACAGCAATTACAAGGTGAGGTTTTGGAATTGGAAATTGAGTCGCTTCTGAGGCAATCATTTCCGAGCGATTTAATCAAAGAAATTGCCAAAGGAGTAAGGGGCGCCGACATCTCGCAACAAGTTTGTTCTCAATCCGGAATCCCGTGTGGCACAATCATATGGGAGGCTAAGCGGTCTCAAAATTGGTCCGATAAATGGCTACAGAAAGTTAAAGACGATTGTTTGGCCTCAAATGGGGATGTAGCGGTAATCGTAAGCACTATAATGCCGAAAGATTGTGATGGCTTTAAGATAATCGATGGCGTTTGGGTTATTTCTGACAAGATTGTTAGGCCAGTCGCCGAAACCCTGAGGGTGATGCTGATTCAACTGAATAGTTTGAAAGCTCAAAATGATGGCAGAGCTCGGAAAGCTGACCTTATTTATTCCTATTTAGGCACTCCCCAATTCTTGCAGAACCTAAGATCTGTATTCGAAGGTTTCGAGCAGATGAAACTTGATTTGGACCGAGAGAAGAACGCTATGTACCGAACATGGAAGAAACGTGAAATGCAACTCGAACGAGTAGCGGTTGGCATGTCCAGTATAGTTGGACAAATACAAGGTATTGCCCAGGATTCGTTACCAGAATTAGACAACATTGAACATTTGCAATTACCAAGTGAGCAAGATGAAATCTAG